The following are encoded in a window of Kiritimatiellales bacterium genomic DNA:
- a CDS encoding addiction module protein: MNPATDTLITDALKLPVQLRAFVAEKLLESLDAAAETDISPAWRAEIRRRSHEIETGTISLRPAGDVFNNAYAVLK; the protein is encoded by the coding sequence ATGAATCCTGCCACAGATACACTCATCACCGACGCGTTGAAATTACCTGTTCAACTTCGTGCTTTCGTTGCCGAAAAACTGCTCGAAAGTTTAGATGCGGCAGCGGAAACGGACATTTCTCCGGCATGGCGGGCAGAAATTCGTAGGCGCAGCCATGAAATTGAAACCGGTACGATTTCTCTGCGCCCGGCAGGCGATGTATTTAACAATGCGTATGCCGTGCTGAAATGA
- a CDS encoding DNA cytosine methyltransferase — protein MAQGIIPIVDLFAGPGGLGEGFSSEIFRERPFRIGVSVEKDPCARQTLSLRAFFRYFKHTGRSVPEEYYQYLSGIISRTELEELYPEEWKLAYNEAICAELGNEHSDHQPWIDKKITAAIKDHKDWVLIGGPPCQAYSLIGRSCILGYLKSERSGKTKADFENDDRHKLYQQYLRIIALYAPAVFVMENVKGILSSKLHGKKIFPRILKDLRDPSVAAKQYGWGKVKQNKYRIVSFVTGEEPSEGSEADFLIKAEKYGIPQARHRVILLGLREDIFDAIHGGITPLVEKNEITIKKVIGNLPKLRSGFSKGTDSIERWKKYFHDLKKAPWLKSIEKEVRDELIAALQELSGSNESQVYNRWGKFPLDILNGWYTDPELKGISHHETRTHMDSDLARYLFVAAYGKAKNRAPHLKNFPDELLPKHKNIRKDNPDQKFSDRFKVQVWDKPSSTITCHISKDGHYFIHPDPVQCRSLTVREAARIQTFPDNYFFEGGRTQQYHQVGNAVPPYLAKQLAEVVYDIFKKYNTRST, from the coding sequence ATGGCGCAGGGCATAATACCGATAGTTGATTTATTTGCAGGACCAGGCGGGTTGGGCGAAGGCTTTTCTTCTGAAATTTTTAGAGAAAGGCCTTTTCGTATCGGTGTCTCTGTTGAAAAAGATCCGTGTGCACGGCAAACATTATCGTTACGTGCATTTTTTCGTTATTTTAAGCACACAGGGAGATCAGTCCCTGAAGAATATTATCAATATCTCTCAGGTATTATTTCCCGTACAGAACTTGAAGAATTATATCCGGAAGAATGGAAACTTGCTTATAACGAAGCTATTTGTGCCGAGTTAGGAAATGAACATTCAGATCATCAACCTTGGATTGATAAAAAAATCACTGCTGCCATTAAAGATCACAAAGACTGGGTGTTAATTGGTGGACCGCCTTGTCAGGCATATTCCCTAATCGGGCGCAGTTGTATTTTGGGATATTTAAAAAGCGAACGAAGCGGAAAAACAAAGGCCGATTTTGAAAATGACGACAGGCATAAGCTCTATCAGCAGTATTTACGGATTATAGCGTTATACGCCCCGGCTGTTTTTGTAATGGAAAATGTTAAAGGGATTCTTTCGTCTAAATTGCATGGGAAGAAAATTTTCCCGCGAATATTAAAAGATCTTCGAGACCCTTCTGTTGCCGCAAAACAATATGGGTGGGGAAAAGTAAAACAAAATAAATACCGGATCGTCTCTTTTGTAACAGGAGAAGAGCCGTCAGAGGGATCGGAAGCGGATTTTTTGATCAAGGCAGAAAAATATGGAATTCCACAGGCACGGCACCGGGTAATTCTTTTAGGACTTCGGGAAGATATTTTTGATGCCATTCACGGGGGAATAACGCCTTTAGTAGAAAAAAACGAAATAACGATAAAGAAAGTAATTGGAAATCTTCCAAAACTGAGGAGTGGTTTTTCAAAAGGAACTGATTCCATAGAACGGTGGAAAAAATATTTTCATGATTTAAAAAAGGCGCCTTGGCTGAAATCTATTGAAAAAGAAGTCCGCGATGAATTGATTGCAGCGCTGCAAGAACTTTCCGGAAGTAATGAATCACAAGTTTATAACAGATGGGGGAAATTTCCATTAGATATACTTAATGGATGGTATACAGATCCGGAATTAAAAGGAATTTCACATCATGAAACACGAACCCACATGGATTCAGATCTTGCCCGTTATTTGTTTGTAGCGGCATATGGAAAGGCTAAAAACCGCGCACCGCATTTAAAAAATTTTCCTGATGAATTACTTCCGAAGCACAAAAACATAAGAAAAGATAATCCTGATCAAAAATTTTCTGACCGGTTTAAGGTTCAGGTTTGGGATAAACCGTCATCGACAATTACCTGCCATATTTCAAAAGATGGACATTATTTTATTCATCCTGATCCAGTACAATGCCGCAGTTTAACTGTTCGGGAAGCCGCAAGAATTCAAACTTTCCCGGATAATTATTTTTTTGAAGGCGGACGGACTCAACAATATCATCAAGTTGGTAATGCAGTTCCTCCATATCTTGCAAAGCAACTTGCAGAAGTAGTTTACGATATTTTTAAAAAATACAATACGCGTTCTACTTAG
- a CDS encoding very short patch repair endonuclease: MADHLTPEKRSWNMSRIRGTDTKPEILVRSMLHRAGYRFRKNVKTLPGKPDIVLPKYKTVIFVHGCFWHRHKNCKDATTPKTNKAFWNKKFERNVANDKKHARELKKLGWRVITVWECQVNTGKKLLSQIEKSFNCAK, from the coding sequence ATGGCAGATCATTTAACACCGGAAAAACGCTCGTGGAATATGTCGCGGATTCGCGGCACCGACACAAAGCCGGAAATCCTCGTCCGCTCCATGCTGCACCGTGCCGGTTATCGTTTTCGTAAAAATGTCAAAACACTTCCCGGCAAGCCGGATATCGTTCTTCCGAAGTATAAAACCGTTATTTTTGTTCACGGATGTTTCTGGCACCGGCATAAAAATTGTAAAGATGCAACCACTCCGAAAACCAATAAAGCTTTCTGGAATAAAAAATTCGAACGCAATGTCGCCAACGATAAAAAACATGCCCGTGAATTAAAAAAACTCGGCTGGCGTGTTATTACCGTTTGGGAGTGTCAGGTAAACACCGGGAAAAAACTGTTGTCACAAATAGAGAAATCGTTCAATTGCGCTAAGTAG
- the mnmE gene encoding tRNA uridine-5-carboxymethylaminomethyl(34) synthesis GTPase MnmE, which produces MQNSNITLPMNQHDTIAAIATPPGEGGVGVVRVSGTGVWEIADKIFFGTQKPSDAAGGTFLFGKIIAPDGEKIDEALCLIFRAPRSYTGDDTIEIQGHGGAVVLKKILRSCLAAGARMAEPGEFTRRAFLNGKLDLVQAEAVADLIHARSDRAAKAAVEQLEGGLSKQFTELYDGVVAVAADIETTLDFVEDELPDDVFPALAGKLKANLMLLDQLFATWDEGHLLREGARVAIMGRPNAGKSTLFNVLLGRDRAIVSDIPGTTRDVIEEAFILNGIPLRILDTAGLRETGCLIEQEGIRRARVHSGSADITLYLIDLSQPFAGEDQSYLETLNPARTVVVLNKSDKKKSGFRFPMSDFKTVETSLIHGTGKKVLDVIAEKLGGITNAPAHAVISERHRNLLINARTELELAREQISAGEESAVPAAEHLRAALESLGQITGRIYHNELLDNIFSRFCIGK; this is translated from the coding sequence ATGCAGAATTCCAATATAACCCTGCCGATGAATCAGCACGATACTATTGCCGCAATCGCAACGCCGCCGGGAGAGGGCGGCGTCGGTGTTGTGCGCGTCAGCGGCACCGGCGTTTGGGAAATTGCCGATAAAATTTTTTTCGGCACGCAAAAACCGTCGGATGCCGCCGGCGGGACATTTCTGTTCGGAAAAATTATCGCGCCGGACGGTGAAAAAATCGATGAGGCGCTTTGTCTGATTTTTCGTGCACCGCGCAGTTATACCGGCGACGATACCATCGAAATTCAGGGTCACGGCGGCGCCGTAGTTCTAAAAAAAATTCTGCGCAGCTGTCTCGCTGCCGGTGCCCGCATGGCGGAGCCCGGCGAATTTACACGTCGCGCATTTTTAAACGGTAAACTGGATCTGGTGCAGGCCGAAGCCGTAGCTGATTTAATTCACGCACGCAGTGACCGTGCCGCCAAAGCAGCGGTTGAGCAGCTCGAAGGCGGACTCAGTAAACAATTCACTGAATTATATGACGGAGTGGTTGCTGTTGCCGCTGATATTGAAACGACGCTCGATTTTGTGGAAGACGAACTGCCGGATGATGTTTTTCCGGCGCTTGCCGGCAAATTGAAGGCAAATTTAATGCTGCTGGATCAACTGTTTGCAACGTGGGATGAAGGGCATCTGCTGCGCGAAGGTGCACGCGTTGCTATTATGGGACGGCCGAATGCCGGCAAATCAACGCTGTTTAATGTGCTGCTTGGACGTGACCGTGCGATTGTCTCCGATATTCCCGGCACGACGCGCGATGTCATTGAGGAAGCGTTCATTTTAAATGGAATTCCGCTGCGTATACTCGATACGGCCGGTCTGCGCGAAACCGGCTGCCTGATTGAACAGGAAGGAATCCGGCGCGCGCGCGTTCATTCCGGTTCCGCCGATATCACGCTTTATCTGATCGATTTATCGCAGCCGTTTGCCGGCGAGGATCAATCGTATTTAGAAACACTCAATCCGGCGCGGACGGTTGTTGTCTTGAACAAAAGCGATAAAAAAAAATCCGGTTTCCGGTTTCCGATGTCTGATTTCAAAACCGTTGAAACCTCGTTGATTCACGGCACAGGAAAAAAAGTGCTCGATGTAATCGCCGAAAAACTCGGCGGTATAACGAATGCGCCGGCACACGCCGTAATTTCTGAACGTCATAGGAATCTCTTAATCAATGCGCGCACCGAGCTCGAGCTCGCGCGCGAACAGATTTCCGCCGGCGAAGAATCCGCTGTGCCGGCGGCAGAGCATCTGCGTGCTGCACTCGAGAGTCTCGGACAGATTACCGGTCGTATTTATCACAACGAACTGCTCGACAACATTTTTTCACGTTTTTGTATCGGAAAATAA